In Erigeron canadensis isolate Cc75 chromosome 1, C_canadensis_v1, whole genome shotgun sequence, a single window of DNA contains:
- the LOC122588836 gene encoding histone-lysine N-methyltransferase, H3 lysine-9 specific SUVH5-like — translation MEVSENDDVKLNRNKICKQVGSNDKRFYSDSKQTSRQTKYVDPIVCSKGGFARKVKVTTSVIRKKPLGPTKHENVKRTGSQSNERSLGLNNGSGPKPRVTATVASPDKRLKVVDSNLGKDKLVDYKALEKKILERIESKESGRNRTSRGSRPAGKTKFYDPTCPEEDDHVKKAVENATVVSSQKEKAEREKFKIAMARFEQVYKELHEENMKRSTLEKVSPLQLTVDAAKKVKRELKLMDPEKKIGSICGVQVGDRFQFRSQFQMVGLHCQPYRGIDYINNGKSLAISVVDSHRYSNVSGYSDKLIYSGHGGGNGIGLYGPKTTPEDQELKQGNLALKNSMDEKSLVRVIRKVKVAERDEFVYDGLYMVKDYKEVISEEGTLVFKFELNRVPGQPSLHEMFNGNWQLH, via the coding sequence ATGGAAGTTAGTGAGAATGATGATGTTAAACTGAATAGGAATAAAATCTGTAAACAAGTTGGGAGTAACGACAAGCGTTTTTATTCTGATTCAAAGCAAACTAGTCGTCAAACTAAATACGTGGATCCGATTGTTTGTTCAAAGGGGGGTTTTGCCCGAAAAGTTAAAGTCACTACAAGTGTTATCCGAAAGAAGCCTTTGGGGCCTACTAAACACGAAAATGTTAAACGGACAGGGTCACAGAGCAACGAACGTTCTTTGGGTTTAAATAATGGTTCTGGCCCAAAACCGAGAGTCACTGCTACTGTTGCGTCGCCTGATAAGCGTTTGAAAGTTGTAGACTCAAATCTTGGTAAGGATAAACTGGTGGATTACAAGGCCCTTGAGAAAAAAATTCTTGAAAGAATTGAATCAAAGGAATCGGGGAGAAACAGAACTTCTCGTGGCTCAAGACCGGCGGGTAAAACAAAATTCTATGACCCCACTTGTCCGGAGGAGGATGATCATGTGAAAAAAGCTGTAGAAAACGCCACAGTTGTATCATCGCAGAAGGAAAAAGCTGAACGTGAAAAGTTCAAAATAGCAATGGCAAGGTTTGAGCAGGTTTACAAAGAACTCCATGAAGAGAACATGAAAAGATCGACTCTAGAGAAAGTTTCTCCTTTGCAGCTTACGGTAGATGCTGCCAAAAAGGTTAAGCGAGAGTTAAAACTGATGGATCCTGAAAAGAAAATTGGCTCGATATGTGGTGTTCAAGTTGGCGATAGGTTCCAATTTAGGTCACAGTTTCAGATGGTGGGTCTTCATTGCCAACCATATCGGGGTATCGACTATATTAATAATGGAAAGAGTTTGGCTATAAGTGTTGTTGATTCTCATCGTTACTCAAATGTTAGTGGATATTCTGATAAGCTGATTTATAGTGGTCATGGTGGTGGTAATGGAATTGGATTGTATGGGCCTAAAACAACACCTGAAGATCAAGAACTTAAGCAGGGAAATCTGGCGTTGAAGAACAGTATGGATGAGAAAAGTCTAGTTCGAGTTATTAGGAAAGTTAAAGTGGCTGAAAGAGACGAATTTGTGTATGATGGATTGTACATGGTGAAGGACTATAAAGAAGTGATAAGTGAAGAAGGCACACTTGTATTTAAGTTTGAATTGAACAGAGTACCCGGTCAGCCTTCACTTCATGAGATGTTCAATGGTAATTGGCAACTTCATTGA